Proteins co-encoded in one Nicotiana sylvestris chromosome 7, ASM39365v2, whole genome shotgun sequence genomic window:
- the LOC138872816 gene encoding uncharacterized protein, with protein sequence MHEKLPFALLGYCTTVRTSTGATPYMLVYGTEAIILAEVEIPSLRVIQEAELSDAEWVRSRYEQLSLIDVKRMSAVCHDQLYKNRMSKAFNKRVKPRQFALGQLVLKKIFPHQDETKGKFSPN encoded by the coding sequence atgcatgagaagttaccctttgccctgTTAGGTTACTGCACCACAGTTCGCacgtcaaccggggcaaccccctacatgttggtttatggtaccgaggctatcATCctagctgaggtagaaattccttctttaagagtcatacaggaagctgaactcagtgatgcagaatgggtaagaaGTCGCTATGAACAGTTGTCCCTTATCGATGTAAAGAGAATGAGCGCAGTATGCCATGACCAACTGTAtaagaacagaatgtccaaagctttcaacaaaagggtcaaaccaagacagttcgcactagggcagctggtattgaagaagatttttccacaccaagatgaaaccaaagggaaattctctcccaactag